The nucleotide sequence CAACTGATCGTCGTGTTTCTGGCTGCCGTTTTGAGTACGATCTTTGCTATTGTCAGTCCCAAACTGATGGGGAAGGCGACGACGAATCTTTTCACAGGCATGATCGGTCTGATGCAGGGACAGCCAAAGGAAATCGCATTTGATTTTGCGTATATCGCAAATATCCTAATCCTTTTGATCGGATTGTATGTCATCAGTGCGCTGTTCAGCTATTTGCAGCAATATGTGATGGCAGGAGTATCACAGAAGATCGTCTATGACATGCGTGAGCAGGTAAATGAGAAATTGTCCCGCCTACCGCTGAAATACTTTGATGCGAAAATGCATGGGGATATTTTGAGCCGTGTCACAAACGATATTGATAATATCAGCAACACGCTCCAGCAAAGCCTGACACAGCTCATTACTTCCATCGTGACGATCATCGGTGTCATCATTATGATGCTGACGATTAGCCCATTATTGACTCTCATTCTGATTTTGACGTTGCCGCTCAGTGCCATTGCTACGAAACAGATCGCCTCGAAGTCACAAAAGCATTTCATCGGACAGCAGAGCTCGCTTGGTGAACTGAATGGGCATGTAGAAGAAATGTTTACGGGGCATCAGGTTGTAAAGGCGTTTGGATATGAGAAGAAGTCACAACAGACATTTGATCAAATCAATGCCAAGCTGTACGAAGCCGGATGGAGAGCGCAATTTATATCAGGGATTATCATGCCGGTTATGAGCTTCATCGGAAATATCGGCTACGTGCTCGTCTGCATTGTCGGCGGGATTCTCGCTACGAACGGTTCCATTGAAATCGGGGATATCCAAGCCTTTATCCAATATACTCGTCAGTTCACGATGCCAATTGCGCAAACCGCGAACATCGCCAACCTGATCCAGTCGACGATCGCTTCAGCGGAGCGGGTCTTTGAGGTTTTGGATGACGAAGAGGAAGTGCCAGAAAGCACGCAGCCAGTCATGATCGCAGCGCCGAAAGGCAAAGTGGCATTTCAGCATGTCAGGTTTGGTTATAAAGAAGGTCATTTGTTGATGCAAGACATCAATCTCGTAGTAGAACCTGGACA is from Brevibacillus brevis and encodes:
- a CDS encoding ABC transporter ATP-binding protein — its product is MSEPRGGKQASKGGHMGGPMGMAMPGAKAKDFTGTLKRLIGYFRPHRIQLIVVFLAAVLSTIFAIVSPKLMGKATTNLFTGMIGLMQGQPKEIAFDFAYIANILILLIGLYVISALFSYLQQYVMAGVSQKIVYDMREQVNEKLSRLPLKYFDAKMHGDILSRVTNDIDNISNTLQQSLTQLITSIVTIIGVIIMMLTISPLLTLILILTLPLSAIATKQIASKSQKHFIGQQSSLGELNGHVEEMFTGHQVVKAFGYEKKSQQTFDQINAKLYEAGWRAQFISGIIMPVMSFIGNIGYVLVCIVGGILATNGSIEIGDIQAFIQYTRQFTMPIAQTANIANLIQSTIASAERVFEVLDDEEEVPESTQPVMIAAPKGKVAFQHVRFGYKEGHLLMQDINLVVEPGQKIAIVGPTGAGKTTLINLLMRFYELNGGAILIDDVDITRMKRSDLRSLFGMVLQDTWLFNGTIHDNLAYAQPDASDTDIIRAAKAARADHFIRTLLDGYKTVLNEEASNISQGQKQLLTIARAILADPTILILDEATSSVDTRTEVHIQEAMNELMKGRTSFVIAHRLSTIRNADLILVMNKGTIIEQGTHDELMEQDGFYADLYNSQFAESTTAG